GTCGCGCTGGCCTGGCTGGGCGAACACGGGCTGTAGGGAAGACACGACAACGCCGTGCTCATTCGGCCCGCTCGCTTCGCTCCCGGCGCCGTGCTCATTCGGCCCGCTCGCTTCGCTCCCGGCGCCGTGCTCATTCGGCCCGCTCGCTTCGCTCCCGGCGCCGTGCTCATTCGGCCCGCTCGCTTCGCTCCCGGCGCCGTGCTCATTCGGCCCGCTCGCTTCGCTCCCGGCGCCGTGACACCGACACGCCCCGACCGCGTGTCGGTGTCACGACCCGTGTGTGACCCCGGCGCCTAGCGCGCCTTCGACAGCGCCCAGCCCGTGAGCTTCGCCGACACCCACTGGTACTTCGAGGCGACGAGGCGCACCGAGAGGTCCAGGATCTTGGCGTCGGTGCCGACCAAGATGCGTGCCTTGTTCTTCCGGACGCCCTCGATGATCACCTCGGCCGCATCCTCACTCGTCATCCGGGCGAGGTAGCGGTCGAAGAACGCGGCCGTGGCCTTCTGGTCGTGATCCCCGGACACGGTGGCGTTCCGGGCGATCGCGGTCTTGATCCCGCCGGGATGCACACACGACACCTCCACCGGGTGCTTGGCGATGATCATCTCCTGCCGCAGCGCCTCGGTGAATCCGCGCACCGCGAACTTGGCGGAGTTGTAGGCGGCCTGGCCCGGTTCGGCCAGCAAGCCGAACAACGACGAGGTGTTCACGATGTGCCCGTCCCCGGACGCGATCACGTGCGGCAGAAACGCCTTGGTGCCGTTGACGACTCCCCAGTAGTCGACGTCCATCACCCGTTCGATGTCCTTGAACTCGGTGCGCTCGATCTCACCGTGGTGGGCGATGCCGGCGTTGTTGAACACGACATTGACCACGCCGAAGTGCTCGGCGACGGTGTCGGCGTAGGTGAGTACCGCTTCGCGCTCGGCGACGTTCAGCAGCTGCGAATGCACCTCGGCGCCGGCCTCTGTCACCAGCTTCTCGGTGACGGCCAGGCCGTCGGGGGTGACGTCGGAGATGGCCAGCCGCGCACCGCGGCGCGCGAGCTTGACGGCGATGTCACGGCCCATTCCCGAACCGGCGCCGGTGATCACGACGACCTTGCCGCGAAAGTCCTTCATGTCTTGTCTCCTGTGGGTGGGTTCGGTCAGGCGTTGGCGGTGGCGGGCGACGCGATGTCGTCGCCGGTGGCGGAAGCGGCCGGCACCGCGGGTGCGGCGGATCGCCGGGCACCGCGGGTCACATCGTAGGCGGCGACGTCGAAGGAACGGGTCGTCTGCCGGAACGCGAAGGTGAAGCCCGGCCACAGCGTGGTGATGTTGCCGTTGGCGTCCTTGTACCAGGAGGCACACCCGCCGTTCACCCACACGCTGTTGCGCAGCTTGTGCTGGATTCCGGCGTTGAACTCCTGCTGGGCGGACAGCTTCACCTCGGTCCGGGTGATCCCCAGCGCGCGAGAGGTTTTCAGGTAATCGACGAGGTAGTTCAGCTGCGACTCGATCATGTACACCATCGAGGTGTGGCCCAGCCCGGTCGACGGGCCCACCATCAGCATCATGTTCGGGAAGCCGTGGACGAACGAGCCCTTGTAGCCCTGCATACCGATCTCGTTCCACACCTGCGCGAGGCTGCGGCCGTCCTTGCCGATGATCTTCTCGAACACGGGGGAGTCGGTGACGTGGAATCCGGTGGCGACGACGATCACGTCCACCTCGCGGACGGTGCCGTCCTTCGACACGATCCCGGTCGGGGTGATGCGGTCGATGCCGTCGGTCACGAGATCGACGTTCGGGCGGGCGAGGGCCGGGTACCAGTCGTTGGACCGCAGGATGCGCTTGCAGCCCACCTGGAAGGTCGGGGTGGCCTTGCGCCGCAGCTCGGCGTCGCGGCCGATGCCGCGCAGGATGTTGGCGCGGCAGAGCAACTCGACCGGCTTGAGGGCCTTGGGGGAGTAGGTCAGACCGAACGCGACGACCTCGTTGGCGGCGTAGATGCCACCGCGGACCGCGGATTGGTACCCGGGGATGTTCTTGTAGGCCCAGTGCTCGACGGAGCTGTAGGCGCGCTCGGTGCGGGGGACGATCCACGGTGCGGTCCGCTGGTACACGTCGAGGCGCCCGGCGACCTTCGCGACCTCGGGAACGAGCTGGATCGCCGACGCGCCGGTCCCGATCACCGCGACGCGCTGCCCGCCGAAGTCGTGGTCGTTGTCCCAGCGCGCGGAGTGCACGATCTTGCCCTCGAAGGACTCGATGCCCTCGATGTCGGGGAGGTTGGGCTCGCAGAGCGGGCCGACACCGCCGACCAGGACTCGTGCCCGCACTTGATCGGTCTTGCCGTCCTGCAGGGTGTCGATGATCCAACGGCCCTCGTCCTCGTTCCATGCGGTCCGCGTCACCTCGGTGCCGAAGCGCGCCTTCGCGCCGATTCCGAACCGGTCGGCGACCCCGTTGATGTAGTCGTGGATCTCGGGCTGGTGAGAGTAGGACCGCGACCAGGTGGGGTTCTTCGCGAACGAGAATGAGTAGAGCTGCGAGGGGACGTCGCAGGCCGCGCCCGGGTAGGTGTTGTCGCGCCAGGTCCCGCCGAAGTCGCTGCCGCGATCGAGGAGGACGAAGTCGTCGAAACCGTTCTGCTTGAGACGGACCGCGGCGCCCAGACCCGAGAAGCCGGCACCGATGATGGCGATCTCTACATCGTTCGTTGTCATGGTGTCACCATAAGATGGTACTGAACACGTGTCAATAGCTATTGAACAACCCTCAATAGAGGGTAGGCTGGCCGCGTGGCCAGTAGACGAGGATGTGCGCGGTGTCGGTGATCAACGGCAAGACGATCAGCGGCGAGACGACCGGCGACGACGGAGGTGACCACCGGCGCGCGCCGCACAAGCGCACGCGCATGAGTCCCGAGGCACGTCGTGACCAGCTCATCGACTACGGGCTCGCGATGGTCAGGGACCGGCCGTTGGAGGAGATCACGATCGACGCGATCGCCGATGCCGCCGGGGTGTCGCGCGCCCTGCTGTTCCACTACTTCGCGTCGAAGCAGGAGTTCCACGTCGCGATCGCACAGGCCCAGGCCGACCGGATGCTCGCCCGCACCGAGCCGGACGAGTCCCTCGGCGACCCGATCGCCATCCTCTCGGCATCGATGGCCGCGTTCGTCGACTACGTGAGCGAGAACCGCACCGCCTACACCGCGCTGATCCGCGGGGCCTCGAGTTCGGACGCCGCGATGCGCGAGGTCTTCGACCGCACCCGGGAGGTGATGGTCGCCCGCGTGCTCGACCACGCACCCGTGTTCGGGGTCGAGGTGACCCCGGTCGTCGTGATGAGCGTGCACGGCTGGATCGCGTTCGTCGAGGAGACGACGATCCGCTGGCTCACCGCCGAGCCGGTCGACGCCGAAGCGCTCACCCGGGACGAACTGCTCGCCCTGATCACCGCCGCGCTTCCCGCCCTCGCGGCGGCGACGATCCAGTAAAGGCCGGGGACCGGGTTCAGATCCGCTGACCGCCGACCGGTCCCGTGCGGCGGGTGCCGGTTGGGACCGAACGACCGCGCAGGAGCAGGCCGAGACCGACCATCCCCTCGCGACCTCTCAAACCTGGTGATCAGAGACCGACCACGTGCGCGGTGTCCGCGCCTCCGTCCAGCTCCTGGATGTCGTTGTCGTCGGCCGCCGCCAGTTCGACGCCCGCCCGCAGGGTACGGATCAGCTCGTCGGTGAATCGGCGGATGGTGCGGTGCGCGGTCAGCGTGTCGGGGTGCCGGGCACGCAACGCGAGTCCGTCGTCGGTGCGCGAGATCCAGAACTGCGCGTCGTCGGCGGTGGTCGCGTTCGAGATGTGGTGGGCGTCGATGGTCCGGTGTCGGTCGGCGCCGGGCAGCAGCCGGTAGTCGACATAGGACACCATGAAGATGTCCGAGCGTGTGCGACGGAGTCCGCCCATCGCCTCGATCACCTGTGGGACGGGAACCTCGCCGAGCGTGACCGCGCGACGGAGTTCGGGCCCGGTACGCCGGATCGTCCCCAGTAGATCGCCGGTGCCCACGACCCGCAGCGGGGCATTGGTGGTGAACCATCC
The genomic region above belongs to Gordonia hongkongensis and contains:
- a CDS encoding flavin-containing monooxygenase: MTTNDVEIAIIGAGFSGLGAAVRLKQNGFDDFVLLDRGSDFGGTWRDNTYPGAACDVPSQLYSFSFAKNPTWSRSYSHQPEIHDYINGVADRFGIGAKARFGTEVTRTAWNEDEGRWIIDTLQDGKTDQVRARVLVGGVGPLCEPNLPDIEGIESFEGKIVHSARWDNDHDFGGQRVAVIGTGASAIQLVPEVAKVAGRLDVYQRTAPWIVPRTERAYSSVEHWAYKNIPGYQSAVRGGIYAANEVVAFGLTYSPKALKPVELLCRANILRGIGRDAELRRKATPTFQVGCKRILRSNDWYPALARPNVDLVTDGIDRITPTGIVSKDGTVREVDVIVVATGFHVTDSPVFEKIIGKDGRSLAQVWNEIGMQGYKGSFVHGFPNMMLMVGPSTGLGHTSMVYMIESQLNYLVDYLKTSRALGITRTEVKLSAQQEFNAGIQHKLRNSVWVNGGCASWYKDANGNITTLWPGFTFAFRQTTRSFDVAAYDVTRGARRSAAPAVPAASATGDDIASPATANA
- a CDS encoding SDR family NAD(P)-dependent oxidoreductase — protein: MKDFRGKVVVITGAGSGMGRDIAVKLARRGARLAISDVTPDGLAVTEKLVTEAGAEVHSQLLNVAEREAVLTYADTVAEHFGVVNVVFNNAGIAHHGEIERTEFKDIERVMDVDYWGVVNGTKAFLPHVIASGDGHIVNTSSLFGLLAEPGQAAYNSAKFAVRGFTEALRQEMIIAKHPVEVSCVHPGGIKTAIARNATVSGDHDQKATAAFFDRYLARMTSEDAAEVIIEGVRKNKARILVGTDAKILDLSVRLVASKYQWVSAKLTGWALSKAR
- a CDS encoding TetR/AcrR family transcriptional regulator codes for the protein MSPEARRDQLIDYGLAMVRDRPLEEITIDAIADAAGVSRALLFHYFASKQEFHVAIAQAQADRMLARTEPDESLGDPIAILSASMAAFVDYVSENRTAYTALIRGASSSDAAMREVFDRTREVMVARVLDHAPVFGVEVTPVVVMSVHGWIAFVEETTIRWLTAEPVDAEALTRDELLALITAALPALAAATIQ